From Aquificota bacterium, one genomic window encodes:
- a CDS encoding twin-arginine translocase TatA/TatE family subunit, giving the protein MDFPELLVILAVAFIFLGPERMVEVATKLGEFLRKVRETWDELRYQLYVESINKKIMEESKDVEVYQEPEEVREEDATAGTSQDAPDGTSEGAKKQTD; this is encoded by the coding sequence ATGGACTTTCCCGAGCTTTTGGTTATACTGGCCGTTGCCTTCATATTTTTGGGACCGGAAAGGATGGTGGAGGTTGCCACCAAGCTTGGGGAGTTTTTACGCAAAGTAAGGGAAACATGGGACGAATTAAGATACCAGCTATATGTGGAGAGTATAAACAAAAAAATAATGGAAGAGAGCAAGGATGTAGAGGTTTACCAAGAGCCTGAGGAGGTGCGAGAAGAAGATGCAACAGCAGGAACTTCCCAAGATGCCCCTGACGGAACATCTGAGGGAGCTAAGAAGCAGACTGATTAA
- the pyrH gene encoding UMP kinase: MEAPVYKRVLLKLSGEAFAGDQEFGIDPKFLEYISYEIKSLVDVGVQTAIVIGGGNIFRGVEGMELGIDRATGDYMGMLATVINALALQSALERLTQIPTRVLSAIDMKQVAEPYIRRRAIRHLEKGRVVIFAAGTGNPFFSTDTAGALRAIEIGADLFIKATKVDGIYTDDPVKNPNAEFIQEISYLQAISMGLKVMDHTAMTLCRENKLPILVLNIKKPGNLLKAVMGEKVGSLVR; the protein is encoded by the coding sequence ATGGAGGCACCGGTCTATAAAAGGGTACTCTTAAAGCTATCTGGAGAGGCCTTTGCTGGAGACCAAGAATTTGGCATAGACCCAAAATTTCTTGAGTATATAAGCTATGAGATAAAAAGCCTTGTGGATGTGGGCGTGCAAACGGCTATAGTGATAGGTGGGGGTAATATATTCAGAGGTGTGGAGGGAATGGAGCTTGGTATAGACAGGGCTACCGGTGATTACATGGGCATGTTGGCAACCGTTATAAACGCCTTGGCCCTTCAGTCTGCCCTTGAAAGGCTTACCCAGATACCAACACGGGTGCTCTCGGCCATAGATATGAAGCAAGTAGCAGAGCCATACATAAGGAGAAGGGCCATAAGACACTTGGAAAAGGGTAGAGTAGTAATATTTGCCGCAGGCACCGGAAACCCCTTCTTTTCTACCGATACGGCAGGAGCCCTTAGGGCCATTGAGATAGGCGCAGACCTCTTTATAAAAGCCACAAAGGTGGATGGCATTTACACCGATGACCCAGTAAAGAATCCCAATGCAGAGTTCATTCAAGAGATATCCTACCTTCAAGCTATAAGCATGGGCCTTAAAGTTATGGACCACACGGCCATGACCCTTTGCAGGGAGAACAAGCTACCCATATTGGTGTTAAATATAAAAAAGCCCGGAAATCTTCTAAAGGCCGTAATGGGCGAAAAGGTCGGCTCTTTGGTAAGGTAA
- the tatC gene encoding twin-arginine translocase subunit TatC, whose product MPLTEHLRELRSRLIKSIIAFLIGTGVAFYFASYIFEILKEPVKRSYPKVELITLSPTEPLFILLKISVVFGFILSSPVILYQLWRFVEPALYPNEKRLIIPLTFFSIILFLLGGAFSYFLALPMALKFLLGIGLSQLQATPFLSVDLYISFLLKMIIGFGIAFELPVFIFLLQRAGIVSEEQLKAFRKYFIVIAFVAGALIAPDVTTQILMAVPLILLYEISLLVGKLGRRKQKEKAIEVVQE is encoded by the coding sequence ATGCCCCTGACGGAACATCTGAGGGAGCTAAGAAGCAGACTGATTAAGTCTATAATAGCCTTCCTTATAGGAACGGGCGTAGCCTTCTACTTTGCAAGCTACATTTTTGAAATTCTCAAAGAACCTGTTAAAAGGTCCTACCCAAAGGTGGAGCTTATAACTCTATCCCCCACGGAGCCGCTTTTTATACTCCTAAAAATATCCGTGGTCTTTGGCTTTATACTGTCTTCGCCCGTAATCCTATACCAGCTTTGGAGGTTTGTGGAACCTGCCCTATATCCCAACGAAAAAAGGCTCATAATCCCCCTTACCTTTTTTTCCATCATTCTTTTCCTTCTTGGGGGAGCCTTTTCCTACTTTCTGGCCCTTCCCATGGCCCTTAAATTTCTCTTAGGTATAGGCCTTTCACAGCTTCAAGCCACACCCTTTTTATCCGTTGACCTATACATTTCCTTCCTTCTTAAGATGATCATAGGCTTTGGCATAGCCTTTGAGCTTCCTGTTTTTATCTTTCTCCTACAGAGGGCGGGCATTGTGAGCGAGGAGCAATTAAAAGCCTTTAGAAAATACTTTATAGTGATTGCCTTTGTGGCTGGCGCCTTAATAGCCCCGGATGTGACCACCCAAATACTCATGGCAGTCCCCCTAATATTGCTTTATGAAATATCCTTGCTGGTTGGTAAGCTTGGCAGAAGAAAACAGAAGGAAAAGGCTATTGAGGTGGTCCAAGAATGA
- the frr gene encoding ribosome recycling factor, with translation MMEEIFKSTEEDMKKAVNYFKGEIAGLRTGRASTSLVEELKVEYYGSKVPLKQLGTISVSDVNQITIQLWDSNAIANVEKAIMENLNLTPQRQGNVLRITLPPLTQERRKELTKMLHKMAEEARVAIRNIRRDAKEMIEELEGVSEDEVKRALERLQKLTDKYIEEINQLAQAKEKEIMGS, from the coding sequence ATGATGGAGGAGATATTTAAAAGCACAGAAGAGGATATGAAAAAAGCTGTGAATTATTTTAAGGGTGAGATAGCAGGCCTGAGGACAGGTAGGGCAAGCACATCCCTCGTAGAAGAGCTAAAGGTGGAATATTATGGCTCAAAGGTTCCACTCAAACAGCTTGGCACCATAAGCGTAAGCGATGTGAACCAGATAACCATCCAGCTTTGGGACAGCAACGCCATAGCCAATGTGGAAAAGGCCATCATGGAAAACCTAAACCTCACACCACAAAGGCAGGGCAATGTGCTTAGGATAACCTTGCCACCACTAACCCAGGAGAGAAGAAAGGAGCTTACAAAGATGCTACACAAGATGGCAGAAGAGGCAAGGGTTGCCATAAGGAACATAAGGAGGGACGCAAAGGAGATGATAGAAGAGCTTGAGGGAGTTTCCGAAGACGAGGTAAAGAGAGCTTTGGAAAGATTGCAAAAGCTCACGGATAAATACATAGAAGAGATAAACCAGCTTGCTCAAGCCAAAGAAAAAGAGATAATGGGTAGCTAA